DNA sequence from the Leptospira limi genome:
ATTAGTAGATTGAAGAATTGATATTTGATGGGAATGAGCGAAAAAAATTGAGAAAAGAAACTTGGATACTGGAATACACAAGTTCGATTACCAACTTCGTTCGTAGAATAAAAAGCCCAAGGATATCTAAATGGATAAAATTCAAATTGATTGTCAAAGGAATTGTCTAACAAAAAACAGGAGTGGGAATTTAAGCCATTATTTTTATATTCAATTGTTTGATAAAGTTTGATTTGAGAATCTGATTGGATCAGAGGACTCACTCCCTTATCCCAAAGAATTCTTTTATAAATCAAAATCCCAGAAAAACAAATTAGTAAAAATATAAGAACTTCTTTTCTTAAAAAGAAATTTTCAAGTTTATCGATGAATCTAACAAAGACTTTCAATGTTTTTTCTCCAACAAAAAACCTTGGAAATGTGCAATCTTGTATTCGGTTTGTATCGAATATGTTTTGGGTTTTAATTGAAAGTTAATATCAAACTTTTCCTTCCATATTTTTTTTGGAAATTCATCTTTCACCAATCGATTACCTTCCCACTGTAAATACAAAATTCTATATGATTTATTCTTCAATGTTTCTTCCACATTTAACCAATCCTCATTTGAGAAAACGGCAATTTGTGGATATGTAACGTAACTCTCTCCCATGAGATAAGATAACGCTAATCCTCTATGAACTATTAAATCAGGATGTATATTCTGAATTTGGGAGATTATTTCCTGATAAATTTTGTTTGATGACGACCATTGTTTAATTGCTCTTGTATCCGATTTATAGGAAAAGTACAAACAAGGTAATAAAATGAATAAGACTAAATAATTAGGTTTTAATTTCCATAACGAAAGAAAGGTACCAATTAATAATAAATATATTCCACTTTCATAATATCTCATTCCAAAAATATCCACACCTGCTCGATAAGGTGAAAGAATTGGTAATATGATAACAAACACCAAACCTGAAATCAAAAAAGGACTTAATTCATTAAGTTTCCTAAGCCCAATGATAAAAAAAGAAAGAAAAAGTATTGGATAACCTTTGAAAATGCCAATTTTAAAATCGTTTCCCCAAAGATCAGCGATCCATTCACCAAGAAAATTACGTTGTAATTCATTCGAACCTAAATCATTCACTGTATTTAGGCCTCGCATCCCAAGAATGTGTCCATAAACCCGATTGTTATAGGAAAAAAAGATACCTTGTAAAACAAATGCTAGAACAATGTAAGGAAATAATTGTTTTAAGAATTGAATCTTTGTTTTAGAAAGTAAAAATGCAAAACCAAAAAATAAAATCAATGCAATAGTGGATTCTGGTCTTAATTGAAAATTCAAAACTATACTTAAAGATAGTATCAGACCTAAATAATATTTCGATGATCGACTAAAACTTACATAGGAATATATCGAGAGTAATAGGAAAAAATTTGTGAGCGTTAATTCTGAATAGTCCAGAGAAGATAAAAAAACAGGAGAAAAAACCTGAACCAATATCGTTGTTATCAGAATATAAGTTGGTCTTTTTTCAAATAATTGTAGGATTTTATCTAAGATTAAAAAATTAATCAAAAATATTAAAATTGGAAAATAAGTTATGTATTTTTGATCGAAAACATATAAAAAAGATTTTTGTGCCCAAACAAATAAAGATGGGTATTGGAAAACACACTCACCGTTTTTTAGAAAAAATGCCCAAGGATACCCAATCGGTATCTGCTCTGATTTAAAACCCAATTGACTAGCTGGGAAAAAACATTCTTCTGCAGAACCACCTTGGTTAGCATGAATCACTTGGAAATATTTTATCTGTGGATCACTTGAAATGAAAATATGGCCATCATTCCACTTCCAACGATAGAAGATAGGAACTAAAACAATTAGAAAGTAGACTAATCCACGATAATAAAAATTCACTGTTACTCTCTCTTAATGATATGAGCTGTAACAGCTTGTAATCCGAAAATCAAAAGTGTAAGACTTAAGTTTGAAGTGACAATAAATTCGCGTTCAAAATGGATAAATGCGTAATCCGATTTCTGCCATTGTAAAAAAAGCCAAACAAGCGTAATACTGATCACACCCAAACCTGAAATTAAAACAAAAAACAGCCTATCTTCTTCTAAGTTTAAAATTAATTGATAGAACCTACTGATTCTCGGCTGTTTGGTAGCAATGAGTAGTCCCGTTCCCCATAAACTTAAACCTAAAACTGTTAAAAATGAAAATAACACCATTGAATGGATTCCGTACAAATTCATACCACCAATTCTCACAACTTTCCCAACAAAAAAACCTATTAGTAGTTGGATCCAAAAAAACGAAAAAAAGCTAAGACCTATTCTTTCAAATAAATGAGGACCATAAAATAAAATTCGAAGGAGATGACGCATCCCATCACGCCAAGTTTTTAAATGTGGAATGCGACCTTCTTTATCTGGATATAACGAAACTGGAACATGTTCCATTTTTGCATCATGAATTAATGCTTTAATCAATAACTCAGAAGCAAATTCCATTCCTTTACTTTTAATGTCCCAAGATAAATATTTATCTTTCTTAAAACATCGAAATCCTGAATTACTATCCCGAATTTTATTCTTCTTTGCATATAGGAGGTTAATAATCCAATTAATAACAGGTGTACCTAGATATCGATGTAAGATTGGCATTGCACCTTTATGAATTGTTCCATCCAATCTAGATCCGATCA
Encoded proteins:
- a CDS encoding glycosyltransferase family 2 protein, encoding MNKPKVSFVIPCLNEEKTLPYVLEKLNKVKKDFSKLYEIEVLVSDNGSTDRSIKIAKEFGARVAPAKDRGYGAALDSGIRNAKGDIIVFADADDTYDFLEAPDLVAKLVNGDFDMVIGSRLDGTIHKGAMPILHRYLGTPVINWIINLLYAKKNKIRDSNSGFRCFKKDKYLSWDIKSKGMEFASELLIKALIHDAKMEHVPVSLYPDKEGRIPHLKTWRDGMRHLLRILFYGPHLFERIGLSFFSFFWIQLLIGFFVGKVVRIGGMNLYGIHSMVLFSFLTVLGLSLWGTGLLIATKQPRISRFYQLILNLEEDRLFFVLISGLGVISITLVWLFLQWQKSDYAFIHFEREFIVTSNLSLTLLIFGLQAVTAHIIKRE
- a CDS encoding LA_3751/LA_3752 family putative glycosyltransferase; amino-acid sequence: MNFYYRGLVYFLIVLVPIFYRWKWNDGHIFISSDPQIKYFQVIHANQGGSAEECFFPASQLGFKSEQIPIGYPWAFFLKNGECVFQYPSLFVWAQKSFLYVFDQKYITYFPILIFLINFLILDKILQLFEKRPTYILITTILVQVFSPVFLSSLDYSELTLTNFFLLLSIYSYVSFSRSSKYYLGLILSLSIVLNFQLRPESTIALILFFGFAFLLSKTKIQFLKQLFPYIVLAFVLQGIFFSYNNRVYGHILGMRGLNTVNDLGSNELQRNFLGEWIADLWGNDFKIGIFKGYPILFLSFFIIGLRKLNELSPFLISGLVFVIILPILSPYRAGVDIFGMRYYESGIYLLLIGTFLSLWKLKPNYLVLFILLPCLYFSYKSDTRAIKQWSSSNKIYQEIISQIQNIHPDLIVHRGLALSYLMGESYVTYPQIAVFSNEDWLNVEETLKNKSYRILYLQWEGNRLVKDEFPKKIWKEKFDINFQLKPKTYSIQTEYKIAHFQGFLLEKKH